From the genome of Deltaproteobacteria bacterium:
AGTTGGTGGACCCCGAGGCCTATGCCCTGCTGTTGACCCTGGACGGCAACGTCACCGAGCTCACCGCGGCCAATTTCTGGATCGTGCGCAACGGGACGCTGGTCACCGCGCCGGTCCAGACCATTCTATCGGGTGTTACACGGGGCGCGGTGCTGGAGATCGCCCAGCACCTCGACATCCAGGTGGAAGAGACCGACTTCCAGTTGTACGACATCATGAACGCCGACGAAGCGTTCATGACGACGACTTCCCGCTGCGTGCTGCCGCTCACCCGCATCAACGGGAACGCCATCGGCGAGGGCAAGCCCGGTCCGGTGGTGGGGCGGTTGCAGAAGGGCTGGACCGAGGTGTTCGGGCAGGATTTCGTCCTTCAGGCACTCAAGCACATCGACAAGGACAAAGTGCCGGAGGGCGAGGCCGTACCCCTGTGACACGGCCTCACGCGTTGCACGCCGCCAGCGCCTTGAGCGCGAACTCCCGATCCTGGCCGTAGACATTGACGATGAGCTGGCCAAGGCCCTCCACGGCCCGCAGCTCGGCGATCTTCCGCGCACAGTCGTCCGGCGTTCCCGCCAGGGTCATCTCCCGGAAGAGATCGTCGCCCAGGGCGGAGCGGAGCGTCCGCGCCACTTCATACTCGTGGTCCTGGCGCGTCACCGCCTCGCGCACGTGCGCGCGCAACTCGGGTGACAGCAACGGCTCCGGCGCCCCCAGGACCTCGTGGGGGATCCGCAGCGCCGCCTTGAACAGCGTCCGGCCCACCTCTGGCGCCAGGGCGTCCAGAGCCTGCTCGGTGGTCTCCGCCACGACGCAGTGGGTCCAGGCACAGATGTAGAGCGCATCCGGATCGCGGCCGGACCGCGCCGCTCCCTCGCGGATCTTCCCGATGGCGTAGCGCAGGAACCGCGTGGACCCGCCCGGACTGATGATGGCGCCGTCGGCGGCCTCCCCGGCCAATGCGAAGGTGCGCGGTCTTTCCGCCGCCAGCAACAGTGGCGGCTTGGTCTCGGGCACCGCGGGGAGCCGCAGCCGGCGGCCGTTGTACGGCACGCTCTCGCCCTGGAGGAGCCCCTGCACGACTTCCACGCTCTCCTTGAACGCATCGAAAGACGACGGCTTCCGGCCGAGGAACTTCACCGCGCTGTCGCCGAGGCCGAGGCCGAACTTGACCCGGCCGCCCGTGAGGATGGCGAGGGTGGCGAAGCTGTTGGCCACCACCGTGGGGTCGCGGGTCTGCAGATTGGTGACCGCCAACCCCACGACCGCGCGTGAGGTGGCCATGGCGCAGTAAGGCATGGACACGTAGGGCTCGGCGCAGCGCGGCGAATCGTAGAGCCAGATGTGGTTGAACCCGGCGTCCTCCGCCTGGCGCGAATGCGCCGCCAGCATCGACGGATGGCGCGCGCGCAGGCCCAAGCCGAGATCCAGACTTCCGTTTCCCATGTTCCTTTCCCCTCGGACCTTGGCCGCGACCACGGGCCTTGGCAAAGGGCCGGACGTTCCTCTCCCGGGGCCTGGTGCGGTGTCTGGTTAATTGCGCGAATCAGCCGAACGCCACACTACGGTCCGTGGTGCGTGGCCAGGGGGCTGGTGTCGGTGAATTCCATCATCCTGCGGGCGAGGGCCTCGAGGAGTTCCGCGCGCCGAGCGCCGGGCTC
Proteins encoded in this window:
- a CDS encoding LLM class flavin-dependent oxidoreductase, with protein sequence MGNGSLDLGLGLRARHPSMLAAHSRQAEDAGFNHIWLYDSPRCAEPYVSMPYCAMATSRAVVGLAVTNLQTRDPTVVANSFATLAILTGGRVKFGLGLGDSAVKFLGRKPSSFDAFKESVEVVQGLLQGESVPYNGRRLRLPAVPETKPPLLLAAERPRTFALAGEAADGAIISPGGSTRFLRYAIGKIREGAARSGRDPDALYICAWTHCVVAETTEQALDALAPEVGRTLFKAALRIPHEVLGAPEPLLSPELRAHVREAVTRQDHEYEVARTLRSALGDDLFREMTLAGTPDDCARKIAELRAVEGLGQLIVNVYGQDREFALKALAACNA